One window from the genome of Megalobrama amblycephala isolate DHTTF-2021 linkage group LG4, ASM1881202v1, whole genome shotgun sequence encodes:
- the alkbh2 gene encoding DNA oxidative demethylase ALKBH2 has product MDRFVTRLRKRSAVEADEWKSEEPIKKCQEDECEVEEEFSQPIPWQKFEAEGLDCDYSLLFDKEEADRLFNQLEEELVYFTGDKAKIQVYGKSYSVPRKQATYGDEGLMYSFSGVHLQAKPWTPTLEHIRDAVTKATGHTFNFVLINRYKDGHDHIGEHRDDERELDPACPIASVSLGAVRDFIFRHKDARTGSSKRHIEPVKLELAHGSLLLMNYPTNTYWYHSLPVRKKVKTPRINLTFRRIVKNR; this is encoded by the exons ATGGATAGGTTTGTAACTCGGCTCAGAAAAAGATCAGCTGTTGAGGCAGATGAATGGAAATCAGAGGAACCGATCAAGAAATGCCAAGAAGATGAGTGTGAGGTGGAAGAGGAGTTTTCTCAGCCCATTCCCTGGCAGAAGTTTGAGGCAGAGGGATTGGACTGTGACTACAGTTTGTTATTTGACAAAGAGGAGGCTGATCGCCTGTTTAACCAGCTAGAAGAGGAGCTGGTGTATTTTACAG GTGACAAAGCTAAAATACAAGTGTATGGAAAGTCATACAGTGTTCCAAGGAAGCAAGCGACATACGGGGACGAGGGACTGATGTACTCTTTCTCGGGAGTCCATCTCCAAGCTAAACCATGGACTCCCACTTTGGAACACATTCGAGATGCTGTTACCAAGGCAACCGGACATACATTCAACTTTGTTTTGATAAACAG GTATAAAGACGGTCACGATCACATTGGAGAGCATCGGGATGATGAACGGGAACTCGATCCTGCCTGTCCTATTGCCTCTGTATCTCTAGGAGCTGTCCGTGACTTTATTTTCCGACATAAGGATGCACGAACTGGTTCTAGCAAACGTCACATTGAGCCTGTGAAGCTGGAGCTGGCTCACGGGAGTCTTCTGCTCATGAACTATCCCACAAACACATACTGGTATCACAGTCTTCCAGTCAGAAAAAAGGTCAAAACACCACGCATCAACCTCACTTTCAGACGCATAGTGAAAAACAGATAG